In the Alligator mississippiensis isolate rAllMis1 chromosome 7, rAllMis1, whole genome shotgun sequence genome, one interval contains:
- the LOC132251598 gene encoding olfactory receptor 5AP2-like: MNDPLGCARRENGTMATVTQFILLGLSSRLEDQFILFGFFTVFYLTALVGNLLILVMISMDSRLHTPMYFFLGNLSVVDIGYTTSTVPKMLVNYLSQDKSISLPGCLTQMYFFISFGGIECLLLGVMAYDRYAAICHPLRYGVLMSQRACSCLAAAAWAVGLANSAVHLGLMFRLSFCHDNVIRHFFCDIPPLFQLSCSDTRINQIATIAVGGPVTMGSFLVTLVSYIYIVLAILRIHTKEGRLKAFSTCTSHLATVNLYFGSILFTYVRPNSSYSQEQDRALPVLYGIITPMLNPIIYSLRNKEVKGALQKALGRS, encoded by the coding sequence ATGAATGACCCTCTGGGATGCGCCAGGAGGGAGAATGGCACCATGGCGACGGTGACACAGTTCATACTCTTGGGCCTTTCTAGCCGCTTGGAAGACCAGTTCATCCTCTTTGGATTCTTCACAGTCTTCTACCTGACGGCCCTGGTGGGAAACCTACTTATCTTAGTGATGATCAGCATGGACTCCAGGCTCCACAcacccatgtatttcttcctgggcAATCTGTCAGTGGTGGACATAGGCTACACCACCTCCACGGTGCCCAAGATGCTGGTGAACTACCTGTCACAGGACAAGTCCATCTCGCTTCCTGGCTGCCTCACTCAGATGTACTTCTTCATTTCCTTTGGGGGGATCgagtgcctgctgctgggggtcaTGGCGTATGACCGCTATGCTGCCATCTGCCACCCGCTGCGCTATGGTGTTCTGATGAGCCAAAGGGCATGCTcttgtctggctgcagctgcctgggccgtTGGCTTGGCCAACTCGGCTGTGCACTTGGGTCTGATGTTCCGCTTGTCCTTCTGTCATGACAATGTCATCCGCCACTTCTTCTGTGACATCCCCCCGCTTttccagctctcctgctctgacacacggATCAATCAGATTGCCACTATTGCTGTGGGaggtcctgtcaccatgggctCCTTCTTGGTGACTCTTGTGTCCTACATCTACATTGTTCTGGCCATCCTCAGGATCCACACCAAGGAAGGACGCCTCAAGGCCTTTtccacctgcacctcccacctgGCTACGGTCAACCTTTATTTTGGCAGCATCCTCTTCACCTACGTCCGCCCCAATTCCAGCTACTCCCAAGAGCAGGATCGGGCTCTGCCTGTGCTCTATGGCATCATCACCCCCATGTTAAATCCTATTATCTatagcctgagaaacaaggaggTGAAGGGGGCTCTCCAGAAAGCCTTAGGCAGGAGCTAG
- the LOC106738808 gene encoding olfactory receptor 14A16-like, with translation MSNCTTVTEFLLLGFSDTRELQILHFVIFLAAYLAALVGNLLVLTVVTTDHHLHSPMYYFLANLSILDLGSISVIVPKSMANSLLNTRTISYAGCVAQVFYLLLFCTAGVALLTIMAFDRYVAICKPLHYEIIMNRRACVQMAASAWAAGAINSAMHTGNTFSLPFCHSNIINQFFCEVPQLLKLSCSDTYRRELAAIVFTAFLGLGCFVFIVVSYVRIFTAVWSIPSEQGRQKAFSTCIPHLIVVSLFVSTAGIAYTKPVSDSPSRLDLLAAVLYCVVPPLMNPVIYSMRNKEIQAALRKLQVLPKNNMCIFSS, from the coding sequence ATGTccaactgcaccactgtaaccgagttcctcctcctgggcttctcggacactcgggagctgcagatcttgcactttgtcatctttctggcagcgtacctggcagctctggtggggaacctccttgttctcactgttgtaactacggaccaccacctccacagccccatgtactactttttggcaaatttgtccatccttgacctggGCTctatctctgtcattgtccccaagtccatggccaattctctcttaaacaccaggacaataTCCTACGCTGGATGTGTGGCCCAGGTCTTTTACTTGCTCCTTTTTTGTACAGCTGGTGTTGCACTCCTAACTATCATGGCATTTGACCGgtacgttgccatctgcaagccactgcattatgagataattatgaacaggagagcttgtgtccagatggctgccagtgcttgggctgctggtgccatcaactctgcaatgcacaccgggaacacctttagtctccccttctgccactcaaatatcatcaaccagttcttctgtgaagtgccccagctgctcaagctctcctgctctgacacataccgcagggagctggcagctatTGTCTTCACTGCGTTTTTAGgtctaggctgttttgttttcatcgttgtgtcgtatgttcggatcttcaccgcagtgtggagcatcccctcagagcagggccggcagaaagccttctccacctgcattccccaccttatcgtggtctccctgtttGTTTCCACTGCCGGCATTGCCTACACGAAGCCtgtctctgactccccgtcccgtctggatctcctggcagctgttctgtactgtgtggtgcctccattgatgaatccggtcatctacagcatgaggaacaaggagatccaagctgccctgaggaaactgcagGTCCTGCCCAAGAACAATATGTGCATCTTTAGctcatga